A section of the Virgibacillus sp. NKC19-3 genome encodes:
- a CDS encoding acylphosphatase, translated as MINLNKHLIISGQVQGVGFRYSAMQKAMEFQLTGWVRNKSNGTVELEVEGEEKQINSYIDELKNGFNRFIQVDHMEITSQQEKGYDKFTIK; from the coding sequence GTGATTAATTTGAATAAACACTTAATAATAAGCGGACAAGTTCAAGGTGTCGGATTTCGGTACTCTGCCATGCAAAAGGCAATGGAATTCCAATTGACTGGTTGGGTACGCAATAAGAGTAACGGAACAGTTGAGTTAGAGGTTGAAGGTGAGGAGAAACAAATCAATTCATATATTGATGAATTAAAAAACGGTTTCAACCGATTTATCCAGGTAGACCATATGGAAATAACCTCTCAACAAGAAAAAGGATATGATAAATTTACAATAAAATAG
- a CDS encoding (d)CMP kinase: MVVSLDGGSGAGKSTLAAEVASHMGATVLQCDEFFDATIADDEWDTYTLELKCHRCIDWKRVRTGALLPLITGETAHFHPFSFFQKMACHRLL; the protein is encoded by the coding sequence TTGGTAGTATCCCTGGACGGAGGGAGTGGGGCAGGGAAGTCTACGTTGGCTGCTGAAGTTGCTTCACACATGGGAGCAACTGTCCTTCAGTGTGATGAGTTTTTCGACGCAACTATTGCTGACGATGAATGGGACACCTATACATTAGAGTTGAAGTGTCATAGGTGTATCGACTGGAAGCGCGTTCGTACGGGAGCATTGTTACCACTTATAACAGGTGAGACCGCTCACTTTCATCCTTTCTCCTTTTTTCAGAAAATGGCTTGTCACCGTCTTTTGTAA
- a CDS encoding TetR/AcrR family transcriptional regulator: MAKKENTETKIIETGEVLIQERGVNGFSFADIANIVGIRKASIHYYFPTKIDLVKSVLEHYIKHFFTSLDDRCCNLRSLEEVLTAYTEQFKNSLQKNYQVCLCSMLSMESFSLNNELRQEINTFFNKNVLWLQKKLEEFHIPEEQASTMANHLFVVIQGAQLITQNLRDISYFDSVASKEINSICSWIADTP; this comes from the coding sequence ATGGCCAAAAAAGAAAATACGGAAACAAAAATTATTGAAACAGGGGAAGTGCTCATTCAAGAACGAGGAGTAAATGGATTTAGTTTTGCTGATATTGCAAATATAGTGGGTATCAGAAAAGCAAGCATCCATTATTATTTCCCAACGAAAATAGACTTAGTGAAAAGTGTATTAGAACACTATATTAAACATTTTTTTACTTCTTTAGATGATCGTTGTTGTAATCTTCGTTCTCTTGAAGAGGTTCTTACTGCATATACAGAACAATTTAAAAACAGTTTACAGAAGAATTATCAAGTATGTTTATGTTCGATGCTATCAATGGAATCTTTTTCTTTGAATAATGAATTGCGGCAAGAGATCAATACTTTTTTTAATAAAAATGTATTATGGCTTCAAAAAAAATTAGAGGAGTTTCATATTCCAGAAGAACAGGCAAGTACGATGGCGAATCATCTATTTGTAGTAATTCAAGGAGCACAGTTGATTACACAAAATTTAAGAGATATCTCTTATTTTGATTCAGTTGCTTCTAAAGAAATTAATTCTATTTGTTCATGGATCGCCGATACGCCATGA
- a CDS encoding SDR family NAD(P)-dependent oxidoreductase has translation MQFQNKTVIITGGGTGIGRKTTELFYNEGANVIINGRREEVLKTTATEIDPTGQKVSFVAGDISNPETSKELVNKAVELFGGVDILVNNTGKFVPTPFTEYTPEDVQSYLDVIVKGTVFTSQAVIPEMKKRGQGAIINTGSIWAIQSVEATPSAAYSAAMAGRHALTKNMAVELAADNIRVNAVAPAVVETPIYNNFLSEDEVPEVLGSFNEFHPLKRNGQPEDVAKTILFLASESASWVTGTVMPVDGGATARLR, from the coding sequence ATGCAATTTCAAAATAAAACCGTGATTATCACTGGTGGAGGTACCGGGATTGGTCGAAAAACGACAGAATTATTCTATAACGAAGGTGCTAATGTCATCATCAATGGCCGCAGAGAAGAAGTATTGAAAACAACAGCTACAGAGATTGATCCGACTGGTCAAAAAGTAAGCTTTGTAGCAGGCGATATTAGTAATCCTGAAACTTCTAAAGAGCTGGTTAATAAAGCTGTTGAATTATTTGGCGGAGTTGATATACTGGTTAACAATACTGGAAAGTTTGTTCCGACTCCATTTACCGAATATACACCGGAAGATGTGCAATCTTATCTTGATGTGATTGTGAAAGGAACCGTCTTTACTTCCCAAGCAGTCATCCCAGAAATGAAAAAACGTGGACAAGGTGCCATTATTAACACTGGTTCTATTTGGGCAATTCAATCCGTAGAAGCAACACCGTCAGCTGCTTATTCTGCGGCTATGGCGGGAAGACATGCGCTTACCAAAAATATGGCGGTAGAATTAGCGGCAGATAATATCCGGGTAAATGCGGTGGCTCCTGCAGTAGTTGAAACGCCAATTTATAATAATTTTCTTTCTGAGGATGAAGTACCAGAAGTGTTAGGTTCATTTAATGAATTTCATCCTTTAAAAAGAAATGGACAACCAGAAGACGTTGCGAAAACTATTTTATTCTTAGCAAGTGAATCAGCTTCTTGGGTTACAGGAACAGTTATGCCTGTAGATGGAGGAGCTACAGCAAGACTGCGTTAA
- a CDS encoding alpha/beta hydrolase fold domain-containing protein — protein sequence MRSIQSWIAERLLTQYSNKKSFTNEELYAKFFKKRQNENEKPYVLPKYIQRKFNIEKQKYDGMECYIFNQEKVTSEKSILYLHGGGYIEQPSIYHWRFLRKLAKETNVKIYVPIYPKAPNHQYKESFSKVLPIYEWILKTSNNKNTILMGDSAGGGFALALAQLLLEKELPQPRHIILLSPWLDITMKNPDAYAFERKDPMLGIYGLIQMGKAYAGDTDPNNHLLSPINGKINGLGEISLFVGTHEVLFPDAKKLRDRFTTQGIKMNYFEYAKMNHIFVLYPIPEAKKAIKEIVNIINNM from the coding sequence ATGAGAAGTATTCAGAGCTGGATTGCTGAACGTTTACTCACACAATATAGTAACAAAAAAAGCTTTACGAATGAAGAATTGTACGCTAAATTTTTCAAAAAAAGACAAAATGAAAATGAAAAACCTTATGTCTTGCCAAAATATATTCAGAGAAAGTTTAATATTGAAAAACAAAAGTATGATGGAATGGAGTGTTATATCTTTAATCAAGAAAAAGTCACTTCAGAAAAATCCATACTCTATTTGCATGGAGGAGGATATATAGAACAACCTTCAATATACCACTGGCGTTTTCTTAGGAAATTAGCAAAAGAAACCAACGTTAAAATATACGTTCCCATCTATCCTAAAGCACCCAATCATCAATATAAAGAGTCATTTAGTAAAGTTCTTCCAATATATGAATGGATTTTAAAAACATCAAATAACAAAAATACCATCTTGATGGGTGACTCTGCTGGGGGAGGATTTGCATTAGCATTAGCACAATTGCTTTTGGAAAAAGAGCTACCACAACCTCGGCATATCATTTTACTTTCACCTTGGCTTGATATTACGATGAAGAACCCAGATGCTTATGCATTCGAACGTAAGGACCCAATGTTAGGCATTTATGGTTTGATTCAAATGGGGAAAGCGTATGCAGGAGATACTGACCCAAATAACCATTTACTAAGCCCAATAAATGGGAAGATAAATGGGCTGGGGGAAATTTCTTTATTCGTAGGAACACATGAAGTTCTTTTCCCCGATGCGAAAAAGTTAAGAGATAGGTTTACAACCCAAGGTATTAAAATGAATTATTTTGAATATGCGAAAATGAACCATATCTTTGTACTTTATCCTATTCCGGAGGCAAAAAAAGCGATCAAGGAAATTGTGAATATCATCAACAATATGTAA
- a CDS encoding spermine/spermidine synthase domain-containing protein, with protein sequence MEKLAEPINQNGHEFVYYNALYQYLLKDVYVYVWSNTKYNTACSYPRGEIQLQQRGNHYEIISNGTFLMATYNGESERLLVSAALKNTVAPRKVLVGGLGVGFSLAEALCHEQVTEVTVIEIEKAIITWNRTYLAAFSNHALEDSRTTIIQADFLEWINAASDKFDVICLDIDNGPDWTVTDSNTKLYQTNTLHLLAGLLSSGGVLAFWSAASSQAFVEKLKKYFEEVQEIPVPQEKGEDDYIYLAKVPFHLYAN encoded by the coding sequence ATGGAGAAATTAGCGGAACCGATTAACCAAAACGGGCATGAATTTGTTTATTATAATGCCCTGTATCAATACTTGCTAAAGGATGTATATGTTTATGTATGGTCAAACACGAAATATAATACAGCGTGTTCGTACCCCCGAGGGGAAATACAACTTCAACAACGCGGCAACCACTATGAAATCATAAGTAATGGTACTTTTTTAATGGCAACTTATAATGGAGAATCAGAAAGGCTCTTAGTAAGTGCTGCATTAAAAAACACAGTTGCTCCTAGAAAGGTGCTTGTTGGGGGATTAGGAGTTGGATTTTCTTTAGCAGAAGCTTTGTGCCATGAACAAGTCACTGAAGTAACAGTCATCGAGATAGAAAAAGCAATTATTACATGGAATCGAACTTATCTTGCGGCTTTTTCGAATCATGCATTAGAAGATTCCAGGACAACAATCATACAGGCTGATTTTCTTGAATGGATTAATGCAGCATCAGATAAATTTGATGTTATATGCTTAGATATTGATAATGGACCTGACTGGACAGTGACTGATTCAAATACGAAATTATATCAAACGAACACCCTTCATTTATTGGCGGGATTACTATCTTCCGGTGGGGTATTAGCTTTTTGGAGCGCTGCTTCATCACAAGCTTTTGTTGAAAAACTCAAAAAATACTTTGAAGAAGTACAAGAAATCCCTGTACCACAGGAAAAGGGGGAAGATGACTATATTTATCTCGCAAAAGTACCTTTTCATTTGTATGCTAATTAA
- a CDS encoding catalase produces MSEKKNVNKKEQQLESSIRDTRNQEMISNEGKKIVDDENSLTAGDRGPTLIEDFLAREKIAHFDRERVPERVVHARGTGAYGEFELYQSMSDITMADFLQDPSKKTPLFVRFSQVIGSRGCNETVRDVRGFSIKFYTDDGNFDIVAINFPIFFIQDAIKFPDLIHSVKPEPDNEYPQGQTAHDTFWDFMGSNPETTHMAMWIMSDRAIPKNFRTMEGFGVHTYRFVNKEGVAHFVKFHVKPVLGVHPLIWDEAQKLGEDADFHRRDLWTNIKMGNHPEYELAVQVIREDQEFMFDFDILDPTKFWPEEDVPLQKIGKVTLNKTVENAFSETEQSAFHPGNIVRGMDYSNDPLLQGRLFSYTDTQQARIGANYQQLPINKPVCPVFNNQRDGNSRHVIDRGKVSYHKNLLADNTPSEVSPNKGGFVTYPSTVEGLKQRKTADSFKDHYSQAKLFWNSMTPVEREHIIGAYSFELGRCLHVPVRQQMVDRLARVSTELAEAVSQNVGVTVPDVEESTVTKSSPAISLMNTNFVAKTLKVAVFLVEGFPGKEVDDLLKQWKEAGMHPVIVSNKLGEVSGSDGVTYQVDQSFLTGSPLSYEGVYLVGGSKVDDYFLYQARTFIMNMYNHFKPIGARGESAHLLQEMGIEGMPGVVMDIDSQFGQTFIDAMAKQRFWDRPSYLYSV; encoded by the coding sequence GTGAGTGAAAAGAAAAATGTAAACAAAAAGGAACAGCAATTAGAATCATCTATTAGAGATACCCGTAATCAAGAGATGATTTCCAATGAAGGGAAAAAGATCGTGGACGATGAAAATTCACTGACTGCCGGAGATCGTGGGCCGACCCTGATTGAAGACTTTCTTGCCAGGGAAAAGATAGCACATTTTGACCGGGAGAGGGTACCAGAACGGGTTGTACATGCACGAGGGACGGGTGCTTATGGAGAATTTGAATTGTATCAATCGATGAGTGATATCACCATGGCTGATTTCCTGCAGGATCCTTCCAAAAAAACACCGCTATTTGTGCGTTTCTCACAAGTAATCGGTTCACGGGGATGTAATGAAACGGTCCGTGATGTGCGAGGATTTTCGATTAAATTCTATACCGATGATGGGAATTTTGATATTGTGGCCATCAATTTCCCGATTTTCTTCATCCAAGATGCGATTAAATTTCCTGATTTGATTCACTCTGTCAAACCAGAACCTGATAATGAATATCCGCAAGGGCAAACGGCACATGATACATTTTGGGATTTTATGGGGAGTAATCCAGAGACGACCCATATGGCGATGTGGATTATGTCCGACCGGGCTATCCCTAAGAATTTTCGTACCATGGAAGGTTTTGGGGTTCATACGTATCGTTTTGTAAACAAAGAGGGCGTTGCTCATTTTGTCAAGTTTCACGTTAAGCCCGTACTGGGAGTTCATCCATTAATTTGGGATGAAGCGCAGAAGCTTGGTGAAGATGCCGATTTTCATCGCAGAGATCTTTGGACAAATATCAAAATGGGAAATCATCCAGAATATGAACTGGCTGTACAAGTTATTCGGGAAGATCAGGAATTTATGTTTGATTTCGATATTTTAGATCCGACAAAGTTTTGGCCGGAAGAGGATGTGCCGCTTCAAAAGATAGGAAAGGTAACCTTAAACAAAACGGTCGAGAATGCTTTTTCAGAAACAGAACAAAGTGCGTTTCATCCGGGGAATATTGTACGGGGAATGGATTACTCCAATGATCCGCTGTTGCAAGGGCGCTTATTTTCGTATACAGATACCCAACAGGCGCGAATCGGTGCAAATTACCAGCAACTTCCGATCAACAAACCAGTTTGTCCCGTTTTTAACAACCAGCGGGATGGTAACTCGCGTCATGTGATTGACCGTGGAAAAGTTTCTTATCATAAAAACTTATTGGCGGATAATACGCCGTCCGAGGTTTCGCCAAACAAAGGGGGTTTTGTTACGTATCCCTCCACCGTCGAGGGATTGAAACAGCGTAAAACAGCAGACTCTTTCAAAGATCACTACTCACAGGCAAAGCTTTTCTGGAACAGCATGACACCAGTGGAACGGGAGCATATTATTGGAGCCTATAGTTTTGAATTGGGAAGATGCCTTCATGTACCGGTACGTCAACAGATGGTGGATCGATTGGCAAGGGTCAGTACAGAACTTGCAGAGGCTGTTTCCCAAAATGTTGGGGTGACAGTACCAGACGTAGAAGAGTCAACGGTTACGAAATCGTCTCCAGCTATAAGTTTGATGAATACTAATTTTGTGGCGAAAACATTGAAAGTTGCTGTTTTTCTTGTGGAAGGTTTTCCCGGGAAGGAAGTGGATGATCTACTAAAACAATGGAAGGAGGCAGGCATGCACCCGGTTATTGTTAGCAATAAACTTGGCGAAGTAAGTGGCAGCGATGGAGTAACCTATCAGGTGGATCAAAGCTTCCTAACAGGATCGCCATTGAGCTATGAAGGGGTATATCTTGTTGGCGGTTCGAAAGTAGACGACTATTTTCTTTATCAAGCTCGTACCTTTATCATGAATATGTACAATCATTTCAAACCGATAGGAGCTAGAGGAGAGAGCGCTCACTTATTACAGGAAATGGGTATAGAAGGAATGCCAGGAGTTGTTATGGATATAGACTCTCAATTTGGGCAAACCTTTATCGATGCGATGGCTAAACAACGCTTTTGGGATAGGCCTAGTTATCTTTATAGCGTTTAA
- the cysK gene encoding cysteine synthase A: MKVVQNITELIGDTPLVKLKEIVPEDAADVYVKLESFNPSKSVKDRAAYNMVKVAEDKGLIKPGDTIIEPTSGNTGIGLAMIAAAKGYTAILVMPDNSTMERRNILKAYGARVVLTPSDEKMPGAIRKALELQKDIPGSFIPQQFENTANPDIHRWTTAVEIYEQMNGNLDAFVCTAGTGGTVTGTGEVLKEKIPSIHTAVVEPEGSPVLSGGEPGKHKLVGTSPGFIPDILNTEIYDEIIQIKDEEAIKMLRQLARIEGVFVGPSGAASVFAAMKVAKQLGKDKQVVCIAPDSGERYLSMNLFDEAD, from the coding sequence ATGAAAGTTGTCCAAAATATAACTGAATTAATTGGTGATACACCACTAGTTAAATTAAAAGAAATTGTACCTGAGGATGCGGCTGATGTTTATGTTAAACTCGAATCATTCAATCCCAGTAAGAGTGTGAAAGACCGAGCTGCATATAATATGGTAAAAGTAGCAGAAGATAAAGGATTGATAAAACCGGGAGATACAATTATCGAGCCAACAAGTGGGAACACGGGTATAGGATTAGCCATGATTGCAGCAGCAAAAGGATATACGGCAATCTTAGTTATGCCCGATAACAGCACGATGGAAAGAAGAAATATATTAAAAGCATACGGGGCTAGAGTTGTGTTAACGCCAAGTGATGAGAAGATGCCCGGAGCAATTCGTAAAGCTTTAGAATTGCAAAAAGATATTCCAGGGAGCTTTATCCCACAGCAATTTGAAAATACAGCAAATCCAGATATTCACCGCTGGACGACAGCAGTTGAAATATATGAACAGATGAACGGGAATCTAGATGCTTTTGTATGTACTGCCGGTACTGGAGGAACGGTTACGGGAACTGGAGAAGTATTAAAGGAGAAAATTCCTAGTATTCATACAGCAGTTGTAGAACCAGAGGGATCCCCTGTTTTGTCCGGAGGAGAACCTGGAAAGCATAAGCTGGTCGGTACAAGTCCAGGTTTTATTCCGGATATTCTCAACACAGAAATTTATGATGAAATTATACAAATAAAAGATGAGGAAGCTATTAAGATGTTAAGGCAACTTGCCCGAATAGAAGGTGTTTTTGTTGGGCCTTCGGGAGCAGCTTCTGTTTTTGCCGCAATGAAAGTCGCTAAACAGTTAGGAAAAGATAAACAGGTCGTGTGTATAGCCCCTGATTCAGGTGAGCGGTATTTAAGTATGAATTTATTTGATGAAGCGGACTAA